One Methanocaldococcus villosus KIN24-T80 genomic window carries:
- a CDS encoding 50S ribosomal protein L34e: MPAPRYRSRSYRRVYKRTPGGRLVIHYKRKKPNKPKCALCGAELHGVPRGRPVEIRKLPKSQRRPERPYGGYLCPKCLRRLMIEKARKL; encoded by the coding sequence ATGCCAGCTCCAAGATATAGGTCAAGATCTTATAGAAGAGTTTATAAAAGAACTCCAGGAGGTAGGTTAGTCATACACTACAAAAGAAAAAAACCTAATAAACCAAAATGTGCTTTATGTGGAGCAGAATTACATGGAGTTCCAAGAGGAAGACCTGTAGAGATTAGAAAATTGCCAAAATCACAGAGAAGACCTGAAAGACCTTATGGTGGGTATCTCTGCCCAAAATGTTTAAGAAGGTTAATGATTGAAAAAGCTAGAAAATTGTAA
- the cmk gene encoding (d)CMP kinase, with amino-acid sequence MIITIGGLPGTGTTTIAKKIAEKYHLKYVCAGLIFREMAKEKGMSLEEFSKYAEKHREVDEEIDRRQVELAKQGNVILEGRLAAWMLIRNNIKPDLTIWFKAPIEVRAQRISERENIDYETALKNMIEREKSEKKRYKEIYNIDLDDLSIYDLILDTSKWNVEGVFNIVSEAINNLR; translated from the coding sequence TTGATAATAACTATTGGAGGGTTGCCAGGGACGGGGACAACTACCATTGCTAAAAAAATAGCTGAAAAATACCATCTTAAATATGTCTGTGCAGGGTTAATATTTAGAGAGATGGCAAAAGAAAAGGGTATGAGTTTAGAAGAATTCAGCAAATATGCAGAAAAACATAGAGAAGTTGATGAAGAAATTGATAGAAGACAGGTAGAATTAGCTAAGCAAGGAAATGTTATTTTAGAAGGGAGATTAGCTGCATGGATGTTGATAAGGAATAATATAAAACCTGATCTAACTATCTGGTTCAAAGCCCCTATAGAGGTTAGAGCTCAAAGAATTAGTGAAAGAGAAAATATAGACTATGAAACAGCTTTAAAAAATATGATTGAAAGAGAAAAGAGTGAGAAAAAAAGATATAAAGAGATATATAATATAGATTTGGATGACCTATCTATATATGATTTAATATTAGACACATCTAAATGGAATGTTGAAGGAGTTTTTAATATTGTTTCTGAAGCTATAAACAATTTGAGGTGA
- a CDS encoding 50S ribosomal protein L14e, translated as MAAIEVGRVCLKTAGREAGKICVIVDILDKNFVVVDGMVKRRRCNIKHLEPTEKKVDIKPGATTEEVKMALEAAGLLKEL; from the coding sequence ATGGCAGCTATAGAGGTAGGTAGAGTTTGCCTAAAAACAGCAGGTAGAGAAGCTGGTAAGATTTGTGTAATAGTAGATATCTTAGATAAGAACTTTGTTGTTGTAGATGGGATGGTTAAGAGAAGAAGATGTAATATAAAACATTTAGAACCTACAGAAAAGAAAGTAGATATCAAACCAGGAGCTACCACTGAAGAAGTCAAAATGGCATTAGAAGCTGCTGGATTGTTAAAAGAGTTATAA
- a CDS encoding TIGR00375 family protein, translated as MIVNVDLHIHSKYSGGTSKDMDIKNILKYSKLKGLDIVGTGDCLQKDYLEEIKEFKDRELILTTEVEDKDRVHHLIILPSIEKAEELRENFKKYSKNLNEGRPKVFLSGAEILEMVRDVDGLIGPAHAFTPWTSLYKSFDSIYQCYEKKPDFVELGLSADTDMADSIKELREFPFLTNSDAHSYYPHRLGREFNQFEIDSVGGLEENFEEIEEAIKKNKIVANYGLDPRLGKYHLTACSKCHTRFKLEDAKKYNWRCPKCKGIIKKGVLSRVEELSDGRVEHPPFRPPYYKIIPLAEIISLTYNKNVFSKFVQNLWERFIRSFKNEIEVLINRDIDELSKIDEKVAKTIELFRENKIYIYPGGGGEYGKISFVPQKVNYYKEEITLDRWLS; from the coding sequence TTGATAGTTAATGTAGATCTCCATATACACTCAAAATATTCTGGAGGAACTTCAAAAGATATGGATATTAAAAATATTTTAAAATATAGTAAATTAAAGGGTTTAGATATAGTAGGCACAGGAGACTGTTTACAAAAAGATTATTTAGAGGAGATTAAAGAATTTAAAGATAGAGAATTAATATTAACTACTGAAGTTGAAGATAAAGATAGAGTCCATCACCTTATTATACTTCCATCAATAGAAAAGGCTGAAGAATTAAGAGAAAATTTTAAAAAGTATAGTAAAAATTTAAATGAAGGTAGACCAAAAGTGTTTTTGTCTGGAGCAGAGATATTAGAGATGGTTAGAGATGTTGATGGGTTAATAGGCCCAGCCCATGCTTTTACTCCTTGGACATCTCTATATAAGAGCTTTGATTCTATATACCAATGTTATGAAAAAAAGCCAGATTTTGTAGAGCTTGGATTATCTGCTGATACTGACATGGCAGATAGTATAAAAGAGCTTAGGGAGTTTCCTTTTTTAACAAACTCTGATGCTCATAGTTACTATCCTCACAGATTGGGGAGGGAGTTTAACCAGTTTGAGATTGACAGTGTTGGAGGGTTAGAAGAAAATTTTGAGGAAATTGAGGAGGCTATAAAGAAAAATAAAATTGTGGCTAATTATGGATTAGATCCAAGATTAGGGAAGTATCATTTAACAGCATGTTCTAAATGCCATACTAGATTTAAATTAGAAGATGCTAAAAAATACAATTGGAGATGCCCTAAATGTAAAGGAATTATTAAAAAAGGTGTTTTAAGTAGAGTTGAGGAGTTAAGTGATGGTAGAGTTGAACATCCTCCTTTTAGGCCTCCATATTATAAAATTATTCCATTAGCTGAAATTATCAGTTTAACATATAATAAAAATGTTTTTAGTAAATTTGTTCAAAATCTTTGGGAGAGATTTATAAGATCATTTAAAAATGAGATAGAAGTTCTAATAAATAGAGATATTGATGAATTGTCAAAGATTGATGAGAAGGTTGCTAAAACAATAGAACTATTTAGGGAAAATAAAATATACATATATCCAGGTGGTGGAGGAGAATATGGAAAGATATCATTTGTTCCTCAAAAAGTCAATTATTATAAAGAAGAGATAACTTTGGATAGGTGGTTATCATAA
- the rtcA gene encoding RNA 3'-terminal phosphate cyclase, whose amino-acid sequence MIIIDGSYLEGGGQILRTSIALSSLLNKPVKIINIRKKRKNKGLAKQHLACIKAMKKLCNAEVEGLYLGSEEVTFIPSKLSPKDFTINIGSAGSVTLVIQTLLPLALGINKKFTVKIIGGTDVKYAPTVDYMKYITLKILENYGIKSELRLIRRGFYPEGGGEVIFTLFPSKIKMFDLVEHSGSREVFGIAYVQNLKEEIARRMRKRAVDLLNKYGFQPNIKVEVSKGISTGAGIFLSNDTIGSSYLGEKGLRAEIVAERATENLLKERKLALDRYMGDQIIPFLAFGKGKVGVSEITNHTKTNIWVVKHFLDVEFDIKEYKEGYIIEAL is encoded by the coding sequence ATAATTATTATTGATGGTTCATATTTAGAGGGTGGAGGGCAGATATTAAGGACATCTATAGCACTCTCATCTTTATTAAACAAACCAGTAAAAATAATAAACATTAGGAAAAAGAGAAAAAATAAAGGATTGGCAAAACAGCATTTGGCATGCATAAAGGCAATGAAAAAACTATGTAATGCTGAAGTTGAAGGGCTATATCTAGGTTCTGAAGAAGTTACATTTATCCCTTCAAAACTTTCTCCAAAGGATTTTACTATTAATATAGGTTCAGCAGGGAGTGTAACATTAGTAATACAAACTCTATTACCATTAGCTTTGGGAATAAATAAAAAATTTACAGTTAAGATTATTGGAGGTACTGATGTTAAATATGCTCCTACAGTTGATTATATGAAGTACATAACATTAAAGATTTTAGAAAATTATGGAATAAAATCTGAATTAAGATTAATTAGAAGAGGATTTTATCCTGAAGGAGGGGGAGAGGTTATATTTACGCTATTTCCTTCTAAAATAAAAATGTTTGATTTAGTTGAACACTCTGGTAGTAGAGAGGTTTTTGGAATAGCTTACGTGCAAAATTTAAAAGAAGAAATTGCAAGAAGAATGAGAAAAAGAGCAGTTGATTTATTAAATAAATATGGTTTTCAACCAAATATAAAAGTAGAAGTTTCTAAAGGAATATCTACAGGAGCAGGGATATTCTTGTCTAATGATACAATTGGTTCTTCATATTTAGGGGAAAAAGGACTTAGAGCAGAAATAGTTGCTGAAAGAGCTACTGAAAATTTATTAAAGGAGAGAAAATTGGCTTTAGACAGATATATGGGCGATCAAATAATACCATTTTTAGCTTTTGGTAAAGGAAAGGTAGGAGTTTCAGAAATAACAAACCATACAAAAACAAACATTTGGGTAGTTAAACACTTTTTAGATGTGGAATTTGATATAAAAGAGTATAAAGAAGGGTACATTATAGAAGCTTTATAA
- the rbr gene encoding rubrerythrin, which yields MKTLENLVKAFIGECVARNRYTFYAKIAKKEGYVFVSKVFLETAENEKEHAENLYKAIQELRDGDVFSVNVEIPIALGNTRDVLKIAIEGESYEHNKMYPEFAKVAEEEGFDDISKMLNAISIAEKHHEDRYRKILSVIENGTMFKRDKEVEWVCLECGYVHHGYEPPEKCPSCKHDRGYYVSRDLLSL from the coding sequence ATGAAAACATTAGAAAATTTAGTTAAAGCTTTTATAGGGGAATGTGTAGCAAGGAATAGATACACTTTTTATGCAAAGATAGCTAAGAAAGAAGGTTATGTATTTGTTTCAAAAGTATTCTTAGAAACTGCTGAAAATGAAAAAGAACATGCAGAAAATCTATATAAAGCCATTCAGGAGTTAAGAGATGGTGATGTCTTTTCTGTAAATGTTGAGATCCCAATAGCCCTTGGAAATACAAGAGATGTTTTAAAAATTGCAATAGAAGGGGAGAGTTACGAGCATAATAAGATGTATCCTGAATTTGCTAAGGTTGCTGAAGAAGAGGGCTTTGATGATATCTCAAAAATGTTAAATGCTATTTCAATAGCTGAAAAGCATCATGAGGATAGATATAGGAAGATTTTGTCTGTTATAGAAAATGGGACTATGTTTAAAAGAGATAAAGAGGTAGAATGGGTTTGTTTAGAATGTGGATATGTCCATCATGGTTATGAACCCCCAGAGAAATGTCCATCATGTAAGCATGATAGAGGATACTATGTATCAAGGGATCTATTAAGCTTATAA
- the ribB gene encoding 3,4-dihydroxy-2-butanone-4-phosphate synthase, whose product MIEKAIKAFKNGEIVLIYDADDREGETDMVIASQFITPEVIRRMRKDAGGLICTAIHHDICSSLDLPYLVDIFSYASEKFRILRELYPNDIPYDEKSSFSITINHRKTFTGITDRDRAFTIKKLVELVNEKRYNDFGKEFRSPGHVILLRASEGLVKNRQGHTEMSVALAELSNLTPIATICEMLGDDGYAMSKSEAKRYAEKYNLIFIEGEELINYYLEKKA is encoded by the coding sequence ATGATAGAGAAAGCAATTAAAGCATTTAAAAATGGAGAGATAGTTTTGATATATGATGCGGATGATAGAGAAGGAGAAACTGATATGGTTATAGCTTCACAGTTTATAACCCCTGAAGTGATAAGGAGAATGAGAAAAGATGCTGGTGGTTTAATTTGTACAGCTATCCATCATGACATCTGCTCATCTTTAGATCTTCCTTATTTGGTAGATATTTTCTCTTATGCTTCAGAGAAATTTAGGATATTAAGAGAGCTATATCCAAATGATATTCCATATGATGAGAAATCTTCTTTTTCTATAACAATAAATCATAGAAAGACCTTTACTGGGATAACTGATAGAGATAGAGCATTTACTATTAAAAAACTTGTTGAATTGGTTAATGAGAAGAGATATAATGACTTTGGGAAAGAATTTAGAAGTCCTGGTCATGTTATATTACTAAGAGCTTCTGAAGGGCTTGTTAAAAATAGACAAGGCCATACTGAAATGAGTGTTGCATTAGCTGAGTTATCTAACTTAACACCAATAGCTACAATATGTGAAATGTTAGGTGATGATGGTTATGCCATGTCAAAATCAGAAGCTAAAAGATATGCAGAAAAATATAATTTAATATTTATTGAAGGGGAAGAGTTGATTAATTATTACTTAGAAAAGAAAGCTTAA
- the ribK gene encoding CTP-dependent riboflavin kinase, whose amino-acid sequence MIIKGKIISGKGEGRYYLSIKKYKKDIRKLLNFEPYEGTLNLKLNMDFNIENFNYLETEDFILNGKKYFGVRLLPVKIKVRDGVICGAIISPKKTDHGRDVIEIIAPIKLREKYNLKDGDVLEVVI is encoded by the coding sequence ATGATCATTAAAGGAAAGATTATAAGTGGTAAGGGGGAAGGGAGGTATTATTTATCAATAAAAAAGTATAAAAAAGATATAAGAAAACTGTTAAACTTTGAACCTTATGAAGGAACATTAAATTTAAAGTTAAATATGGATTTTAATATAGAAAATTTTAATTATTTAGAAACAGAAGATTTTATATTGAATGGCAAAAAATATTTTGGAGTTAGATTATTGCCTGTAAAAATAAAAGTGAGAGATGGGGTAATTTGTGGGGCTATAATATCTCCTAAAAAAACTGATCATGGGAGAGATGTTATAGAGATAATAGCTCCTATAAAGTTAAGAGAGAAATATAATTTAAAAGATGGAGATGTCTTAGAAGTGGTAATATGA
- a CDS encoding cation:proton antiporter, translating to MELMSAIGFLGLSLVLGSIMAKISEKLNIPDIPLLLMLGLILGPILQIIPQGGALEIFEYVGPIGLVFILLGGAFTMRISLLKKVIKTVIRLDTITLMVTLIISGIFFNFILNLPITSPVGYLFGAITCATDPATLIPVFSKVKVDPEIAITLEAESIFNDPLGIVATSTILGMLGLAYVKNPILYFLSLSLGAIIAGVIFAKIYKYIIYRCEFHEYVSPLVLGGAMLLLYLGEHLIPKYINYGYSGYMAIAVMALYLGNELYKLMGDKHKNYEYIVNFSNDLSLLARIFIFVFLGACINMEMLIKYLIPGTIVALVSIFIARPLGVFIGLLGSNISFKKCLYFALEGPRGVVPAALAATVGVMILKHADKLPKYVITHISPKDFSGMIIIGTFLTILLSVILEASWAGILARKLIGEYKGKKYDH from the coding sequence ATGGAGCTTATGAGTGCTATAGGATTCTTAGGATTATCTTTAGTTTTAGGTTCAATAATGGCAAAGATTTCTGAAAAATTAAACATTCCTGACATTCCATTATTACTAATGTTGGGGCTAATACTAGGGCCTATATTACAAATTATCCCACAAGGAGGAGCTCTTGAGATTTTTGAATATGTGGGACCCATTGGATTAGTCTTTATTCTTTTAGGTGGAGCTTTTACTATGAGAATATCACTGTTAAAGAAAGTTATAAAAACTGTTATTAGGTTGGATACAATAACATTGATGGTAACTTTAATCATTTCAGGAATATTTTTTAATTTTATTTTAAATCTCCCTATAACTTCTCCTGTAGGATATTTATTTGGAGCTATAACTTGTGCTACTGATCCAGCCACTCTTATTCCTGTATTTTCAAAAGTTAAAGTGGATCCTGAAATAGCTATAACTCTTGAGGCAGAGAGTATATTTAATGATCCACTTGGTATAGTGGCAACAAGTACAATTCTTGGAATGTTGGGATTAGCTTATGTAAAAAATCCAATCCTTTATTTTCTCTCCCTATCTCTTGGGGCTATAATAGCAGGAGTGATATTTGCTAAAATATATAAATATATCATCTATCGCTGTGAGTTTCATGAATATGTATCTCCTCTGGTTTTAGGAGGGGCTATGCTTCTTCTGTATTTAGGAGAACATCTAATTCCAAAGTATATTAATTATGGTTACAGTGGATATATGGCTATAGCTGTAATGGCTCTATATTTGGGAAATGAGTTGTATAAGCTTATGGGAGATAAACATAAAAATTATGAATATATTGTAAATTTCTCTAATGATCTCTCTTTATTGGCAAGAATATTCATATTTGTATTTTTAGGAGCATGTATTAATATGGAAATGTTAATAAAATACTTAATTCCTGGAACAATAGTGGCTTTAGTTTCAATATTTATTGCAAGACCTTTAGGAGTGTTTATTGGTTTATTAGGTTCAAATATATCATTTAAGAAATGCCTATATTTTGCTTTAGAAGGACCAAGAGGAGTAGTGCCTGCTGCATTAGCTGCAACTGTGGGAGTAATGATATTGAAACATGCTGATAAACTACCAAAATATGTTATAACACATATTTCACCAAAAGACTTTTCTGGAATGATAATAATTGGAACTTTTTTAACAATACTGCTGAGTGTTATATTAGAAGCCTCATGGGCAGGAATTTTAGCTAGAAAGTTAATAGGAGAGTATAAAGGGAAAAAATATGATCATTAA
- a CDS encoding GMP synthase subunit A: MIVIINNGGQYVHRIYRSLKYLNIPSKIIPNENLEEMFNEIENAYGVIFSGGPSLERAKNCIEVALKVDKPILGICLGHQLIALAYGGEVGRAEKEEYALTEIYVDDEDDIFKNIPKKFNAWASHKDEVKKLPEDFVILAHSDICKVEAMKHKRKPIYGVQFHPEVAHTEYGDKILKNFYDVCIK; this comes from the coding sequence ATGATAGTTATAATAAACAATGGAGGGCAGTATGTTCATAGAATATATAGAAGCTTAAAATACTTAAATATTCCCTCAAAAATTATTCCTAATGAGAATTTAGAAGAGATGTTTAATGAAATAGAGAATGCTTATGGAGTTATTTTTTCAGGAGGACCTAGTTTAGAAAGAGCTAAGAATTGTATTGAAGTAGCTTTAAAAGTAGATAAACCTATATTAGGTATTTGTTTAGGACATCAGTTAATTGCTCTAGCATATGGTGGAGAAGTAGGAAGAGCTGAAAAAGAGGAGTATGCATTAACAGAGATATATGTAGATGATGAAGATGATATTTTTAAAAACATTCCAAAAAAGTTTAATGCTTGGGCTTCTCATAAAGATGAAGTAAAAAAACTACCTGAAGATTTTGTTATTTTAGCACACTCTGACATATGTAAAGTAGAGGCTATGAAACATAAGAGAAAACCAATATATGGAGTTCAATTTCATCCTGAAGTAGCACACACTGAATATGGAGATAAAATATTAAAAAATTTTTATGATGTTTGTATTAAATAA